The Glycine max cultivar Williams 82 chromosome 12, Glycine_max_v4.0, whole genome shotgun sequence genome window below encodes:
- the LOC100793927 gene encoding auxin-induced protein 6B: MGFRLPGIRKTSFSANKLASPKVMDVPKGYVAVYVGEKMRRFVIPVSYLNQPSFQDLLSQAEEDFGYHHPMGGLSIPCSEDVFQHITSCLN, from the coding sequence ATGGGTTTTCGTTTACCTGGAATCCGGAAGACATCATTTTCTGCAAACAAATTGGCATCTCCAAAAGTCATGGATGTGCCGAAGGGCTACGTTGCAGTCTATGTTGGAGAGAAAATGAGGCGGTTTGTGATTCCTGTATCATACTTGAACCAACCTTCATTCCAGGACTTGTTAAGTCAAGCTGAGGAAGATTTTGGATATCATCATCCAATGGGCGGCCTCTCAATTCCATGCAGTGAAGATGTATTCCAGCATATAACTTCTTGCTTGAATTGA